The proteins below are encoded in one region of Pyrenophora tritici-repentis strain M4 chromosome Unknown M4_contig_00041, whole genome shotgun sequence:
- a CDS encoding UBN2 multi-domain protein, whose product MAVEKEEWKIPQLTAENHDTWFRRNKVKLKGKKVFYVCEKNLVQHCQIAIAGELTEAMEELEIAEADKHTKIRVNIEKRDKYLEDEATAIDLLFRSLTEDDQALIDEYDTAFQFWAYLQKKYTQTDATTANIYMTRIQTFTFNPGNTIVGSWEKLKEYRRKLVAADADTNGAYKDSALLLVLIRSLPKEFKTTIDTLNAQLNLTVEQKLKFLEEKEVRDQQDADEKALPAFRKTEKYVPPYKRRNHKSSPLSSDSESGTKFMVQCFLCDGAHGVRDCPRRERARKLLKEYDAKKSSKPPIKTLKQRNSHKKTGKAYGAEEVNSESDELSETSDSEPEEIETCRLSKDIVDE is encoded by the exons atggctgtagagaaggaagaatggaagattccccaacttacagctgaaaaccacgatacttggttccgccgaaacaaggtcaagcttaaggggaagaaagtcttctatgtctgcgagaaaaaCCTGGTACAGCACTGCCAAATAGCAATAGCCGGTGAACTaacggaggctatggaagagttggaaattgctgaagcagacaagcatactaagatccgcgtcaacattgaaaaaagagacaagtacctagaagatgaagccactgcaatcgatctcttgtttcggtcgcttactgaagatgaccaagcccttattgacgaatacgacactgccttccagttctgggcctacctacaaaagaagtacacccaaactgacgccacaaccgccaacatttacatgaccagaattcaaacgttcacattCAATCCTGGGAACACAattgttggatcatgggaaaagctaaaggaataccgacgcaaactcgtagcagcagacgctgacaccaacggagcttacaaggactctgcactactactcgttcttattagatcactcccgaaagaatttaagactacgattgacaccttaaacgcccaacttaaccttacggttgaacagaaacttaagtttctggaagagaaggaggttcgagaccagcaagacgccgacgaaaaagctctcccagcattccggaagacggagaagtatgttccgccttacaagcgccgaaatcacaagagctcaccactatcgtctgactccgaatctggtaCTAAGTTTATggtccaatgcttcctttgtgacggagcccatggcgtacgagactgtccaagacgtgagagagctcgaaagctccttaaggaatacgacgctaagaaatcatctaagcCGCCTATTAAGACACTCAAGCAAAGGAATTCTCACAAAAagactggcaaagcatatggagccgaagaagtcaattcagagtcagatgaattatccgagacctcagactctgaacccgaggaaattgagacatgccgtctctcaaaagacattgtcg ACGAATGA
- a CDS encoding DDE-3 multi-domain protein, with translation MPGTGHRLQPAVLQAILDRIAACESDRAISRATGASRNTVAKLRLSLEFWGVPYPPRCVRLGRPSILRQAQREGLQAYLNGSPGAYMDEMRDFLYDEYDVRISLASVYRELEKMRWSRKLATKRAKEQSEPLRRLYLARMAQHYKAEQIVALDESACNERTGDRKYGWSPIGEPVELSHSFRRSERWSLLPAMTIDGYISYKIFQGAITSEILEDFLEFQVLPFCNPHPGPASVIVLDNASIHRSERVRVLCQSAGVLLEYLPPYSPDFNPIEKSFKQLKGWMKRNSAQAENFIDFGVFLEYAAQLVCCNINCRSWFHRCGYPY, from the coding sequence atgccaggcaccggccaccgcttgcagcccgctgttctccaggctatcctcgaccgaattgctgcctgcgaaagtgatcgagccatctctagagctacaggtgcgagccgtaacacagtagcaaagctgaggttgagcttagagttttggggcgtgccttatccgccgcgctgcgttcgacttgggcggccatctatactccggcaagctcagcgcgaaggccttcaggcatacctcaatggctcaccgggcgcatacatggatgagatgagggacttcttgtacgacgagtacgacgttaggataagccttgcgagcgtttaccgagagctagagaagatgagatggtctcgcaagcttgcaacaaagcgggcaaaggagcagagtgagccactccgccgcctctatcttgccaggatggcgcaacactataaggcggagcagatcgttgcgttggacgagagcgcctgcaatgagcgtacgggcgaccgcaagtatggctggtctccaatcggggagccggtggagctatcacacagcttcaggcgatcagaacggtggtcgctgctgccagccatgacgatagatggctacataagctataagatctttcaaggcgcgattacatctgagatcctagaagacttcttagagtttcaagtgctgccgttctgcaatcctcacccagggccagcctcagtaatcgtgcttgataacgcctccatccatcgatcagagcgtgtacgggtgctttgccaaagtgctggagtactccttgagtatctgccgccatactcaccagatttcaaccccatcgagaagagctttaagcagctcaaggggtggatgaaaaggaattcagcgcaagcggagaacttcattgactttggggtctttcttgagtatgcagcgcagctggtgtgctgtaatattaactgcagaagctggttccataggtgtggctatccctattaa
- a CDS encoding Ank-2 domain containing protein — protein MQQDQAAFARSVQSFAEEIIPLLLNLKDTLVSSQINAKPSFLERFIGSDAAKQLGLSFVAQMRRCHEAGQDDLLEQSKGTIKVNHDRKNKDENNEEGKNGDGKNEGKKKHDEISDIIIVAKYQPIVGEGFKQVIIEYREYAHDVDADAIGTIKSKVQQLATQLKKLTSTSTEPAALRGALQPPLSVLPCIDWKHDTDNKRFVLIYDIPRQLQNRLQDKESLFSTLGVWNHHRITEKWAIPFEQLYYIAYRIAHTTFNLHIRGWICYQRDKSPQKNPTPYLKGFEFSRKYDTHSERLRSNDYENDMYRHPGRQGLPDEIETFKLYHDLYAVGTVLFELGRSRCVEDILPKQLKLNGKERVNEAWEVRNTLVKEAKTKMPKYAGTAFAKCVCAVFALLNAGADANVDSKWSKLVSLQKWLEIEPKSLAYPEGYFIALEKLIGATLETTLSLDVQDEFGMSLPLLWISLNASGLDYLEGLTWLQKKGATITTRDTYGRDVLFYAANNREIWDEACLQIMELYLESLPGTSRAGILNESKHGVTARTAFMAMCYNCYIRSVEYAIENGIDVNDSGREGMTALDIALDSGNGMRLGLWTNFARERGRLPKRSDQIIDAIFHNDGFGDEFKQSESSDNNVYAAKSRYMTFQKISQRLIAADAQTGKQLQRRDRAPDIKQREKEVPAYISI, from the exons ATGCAGCAAGATCAAGCTGCCTTTGCCAGAAGTGTACAGAGCTTCGCCGAGGAAATCATACCATTACTCTTAAACCTCAAAGATACTCTGGTTTCATCCCAGATAAATGCAAAGCCGAGTTTTCTGGAAAGATTCATTGGCAGTGACGCAGCGAAGCAATTAGGCCTGAGCTTTGTAGCTCAGATGCGGCGTTGCCACGAGGCAGGGCAAGACGACCTGTTGGAACAATCAAAGGGTACGATCAAAGTGAATCATGATAGAAAGAACAAAGATGAAAATAATGAGGAAGGAAAGAATGGAGACGGAAAGAACGAAGGTAAAAAGAAGCACGATGAGATCTCGGATATTATAATCGTTGCGAAATACCAGCCCATAGTTGGAGAGGGCTTCAAACAGGTTATCATTGAGTATCGGGAATATGCGCACGACGTCGATGCCGATGCGATCGGAACAATCAAATCAAAAGTCCAACAATTAGCAACTCAGCTGAAGAAACTTACGTCTACATCGACGGAACCCGCAGCCTTGCGCGGCGCTCTTCAGCCTCCTCTATCGGTACTCCCATGCATAGACTGGAAGCATGATACAGACAACAAACGCTTTGTGCTCATATACGACATTCCCAGGCAGCTCCAAAACCGTCTTCAGGACAAAGAGAGTCTATTCAGTACACTTGGGGTGTGGAACCATCACCGAATCACTGAAAAATGGGCAATACCTTTCGAGCAACTATACTACATTGCCTATCGAATCGCGCACACTACCTTCAATCTGCACATTCGCGGCTGG ATCTGCTACCAACGGGACAAGTCACCACAAAAAAATCCAACGCCCTACCTGAAAGGCTTCGAGTTCTCCCGCAAATATGATACACATTCTGAGCGCCTGAGATCAAATGATTACGAGAACGACATGTATCGCCATCCAGGCCGTCAAGGCTTGCCGGACGAGATTGAAACGTTTAAACTGTATCATGATCTGTATGCAGTTGGTACTGTGCTCTTCGAGCTGGGTCGATCCAGGTGCGTTGAGGACATACTTCCAAAGCAGCTGAAGCTGAACGGCAAGGAGAGGGTCAACGAGGCTTGGGAAGTGAGAAACACGCTAGTTAAGGAGGCGAAAACTAAGATGCCAAAGTACGCTGGTACCGCATTTGCGAAGTGC GTCTGCGCAGTATTCGCTCTGCTGAATGCAGGTGCAGATGCAAACGTTGATAGCAAGTGGTCAAAGCTGGTTTCGTTGCAGAAGTGGCTCGAGATAGAGCCAAAGAGCCTGGCATACCCTGAGGGATACTTCATCGCCCTAGAGAAACTCATTGGTGCTACTCTAGAGACCACGCTTTC TTTGGATGTGCAGGACGAATTTGGAATGTCATTACCGCTGCTCTGGATTAGTCTTAACGCTTCTGGTTTGGATTACCTGGAGGGTTTGACATGGTTACAAAAGAAAGGCGCCACAATAACCACGAGAGACACCTACGGCCGGGACGTTTTGTTCTACGCAGCAAACAATCGAGAAATCTGGGACGAAGCGTGTCTCCAAATTATGGAGTTATATTTGGAAAGTCTACCAGGAACATCTAGAGCCGGAATCCTGAATGAGTCCAAACACGGCGTTACAGCTCGGACAGCTTTCATGGCCATGTGTTATAACTGCTACATTCGTAGCGTGGAATACGCCATCGAAAATGGAATTGATGTAAACGACTCTGGTAGAGAGGGGATGACGGCTTTAGACATTGCCTTGGACAGTGGAAACGGTATGCGCCTGGGTTTGTGGACGAACTTTGCTCGAGAGCGTGGCCGACTGCCGAAAAGGTCCGACCAGATAATCGATGCCATATTTCACAATGATGGATTTGGGGATGAGTTCAAGCAGTCTGAGAGTTCTGATAACAACGTGTATGCTGCAAAGAGCCGGTACATGACCTTCCAAAAGATCTCTCAGCGCCTGATTGCCGCAGATGCGCAGACGGGAAAGCAACTTCAACGACGGGATCGTGCACCTGACATCAAGCAACGCGAGAAGGAAGTGCCTG CATACATATCAATTTGA